The following proteins are encoded in a genomic region of Neomicrococcus aestuarii:
- a CDS encoding GcvT family protein: MSNTQRVVIIGAGIVGTNLADELIQRGFSDITVIEQGPLELPGGSTSHAPGLVYQTNSSKSMTKFASYTVEKLTSLDAFNPVGGLEIAVSEARLADLHRKLGWASAWGIEASILTPEQCKEMYPLLNEDIVLGGLYIPSDGLALAGKAVDALIARTKAAGVVYRDRTEVTGIEHSNHRVTGVRIGEELVEADVVISCAGFWGVKVAAMAGMKLPLVPMAHQYAKTSAVKGLEGRNPEPNGAGLPILRYQDEDLYFREHGDVYGIGSYAHRPMAIDLDELPKIALDEYTKENMPSSLEFTLEDFLPAWEACKRLLPELKDVEIASGFNGIFSFTPDGGSLVGESSDVEGFFVAEAVWVTHSAGIARAVAELIATGRSEIDLSDSDIHRFEEVELAPSYVEATSKQNFVEVYDIRHPLEPRLAHRELRVSPFHARQRELGAHFLPTGGWERPFWYESNAKYLSDLPWDWQPPLRDSWSAQHHSSIAAVEAYKTRTGLAMYDMTPLKRLEVSGPGALAMLQRLSTGNIAKSVGSVTYTLLLDEKGGIRSDVTVARLGEDTFQVGANGNIDTAYFEVEARKQNTGELPGGYVHVRDITGGTCCIGLWGPLAREVVNAISTDDFSNEGLKFFRSTNAHLGGVPVNAWRLSYVGELGWEIYTSAENGQKLWDVLWEAGQKHGIIAAGRAAFNSLRLEKGYRSWGSDMSTEHNPYEVGLGFAVSTKKEADFVGKAALEAIREQPLTRTLRCLLIDSAKDVVLGKEPVYYDGAAAGYVTSAGFAYTVGRPIAYAWLPAHVELGEKVEIEYFGRRIAATVTQEPVYDPDMKRLRGISEETPSATSAPLVSGSAK; the protein is encoded by the coding sequence GAGCTCATCCAGCGCGGATTCAGCGACATCACCGTGATTGAGCAGGGCCCCCTTGAACTTCCCGGCGGCTCCACCTCCCACGCTCCCGGCCTGGTGTACCAGACCAACTCGTCTAAGAGCATGACCAAGTTCGCCTCCTACACCGTGGAGAAGCTGACGTCCCTTGACGCCTTCAACCCGGTCGGCGGACTCGAGATCGCCGTCTCAGAAGCTCGTTTGGCGGATCTTCACCGCAAACTGGGCTGGGCCAGCGCGTGGGGGATCGAAGCCTCCATCCTCACCCCAGAGCAGTGCAAGGAAATGTACCCGCTCCTGAATGAGGACATCGTCCTCGGCGGCCTTTACATCCCCTCCGATGGCCTCGCCCTCGCAGGTAAAGCGGTCGATGCGCTGATCGCGCGCACCAAGGCTGCCGGCGTCGTCTACCGAGACCGCACCGAAGTCACCGGAATTGAGCATTCCAACCACCGCGTCACCGGCGTGCGTATTGGCGAAGAGCTTGTTGAAGCAGACGTTGTCATTTCCTGCGCAGGTTTCTGGGGCGTCAAGGTTGCCGCGATGGCTGGCATGAAACTGCCACTCGTGCCGATGGCCCACCAGTACGCGAAGACCTCCGCCGTCAAGGGACTTGAAGGCCGCAACCCGGAGCCAAACGGCGCCGGCCTGCCGATCCTCCGCTACCAGGACGAGGACCTCTACTTCCGCGAGCACGGCGATGTCTATGGCATCGGCTCCTACGCGCACCGCCCCATGGCTATTGATCTGGACGAACTTCCTAAGATCGCCCTGGATGAGTACACGAAGGAAAACATGCCTTCGAGCCTCGAGTTCACCCTCGAAGATTTCCTCCCAGCCTGGGAAGCTTGCAAGCGCTTGCTCCCCGAGCTCAAGGACGTTGAGATCGCCAGCGGCTTCAACGGCATCTTCTCCTTCACCCCGGATGGCGGCTCGCTCGTGGGCGAGTCCTCGGACGTCGAGGGCTTCTTCGTGGCTGAGGCTGTCTGGGTCACCCACTCTGCAGGCATCGCTCGCGCGGTCGCCGAGCTCATCGCCACGGGCCGCTCGGAAATCGACCTTTCTGATAGCGACATTCACCGCTTCGAAGAAGTAGAGCTCGCCCCCAGCTACGTGGAAGCCACCTCGAAGCAGAACTTCGTCGAGGTCTACGACATCCGCCACCCACTCGAGCCACGCTTGGCCCACCGCGAGCTGCGCGTTAGCCCGTTCCACGCTCGCCAGCGTGAACTCGGCGCCCACTTCTTGCCCACCGGCGGCTGGGAGCGCCCGTTCTGGTACGAATCCAACGCCAAGTACTTGAGCGACCTCCCGTGGGATTGGCAGCCACCGCTTCGCGATAGCTGGAGCGCTCAGCACCACTCCTCCATCGCAGCCGTTGAGGCGTACAAGACCCGCACCGGCCTGGCCATGTATGACATGACCCCGCTCAAGCGCCTCGAAGTGTCCGGCCCAGGAGCGCTTGCCATGCTGCAGCGCTTGAGCACCGGCAACATTGCCAAGTCCGTGGGCTCGGTGACCTACACGCTCCTGCTCGACGAAAAGGGCGGCATCCGCTCCGATGTCACGGTGGCTCGCCTCGGCGAAGACACCTTCCAGGTGGGCGCCAACGGCAACATCGATACCGCGTACTTCGAGGTGGAGGCCCGCAAGCAGAACACGGGCGAACTGCCCGGCGGCTACGTCCACGTCCGCGACATTACGGGTGGCACGTGCTGCATCGGCTTGTGGGGCCCGCTGGCTCGCGAAGTCGTTAACGCCATCAGCACCGATGACTTCTCCAACGAGGGTCTGAAGTTCTTCCGCTCCACGAACGCTCACTTGGGCGGCGTGCCGGTCAATGCTTGGCGTTTGTCCTACGTCGGCGAGCTCGGCTGGGAAATCTACACTTCGGCAGAAAACGGCCAGAAGCTGTGGGATGTCTTGTGGGAGGCTGGCCAGAAGCACGGCATCATCGCCGCTGGCCGCGCCGCCTTCAACTCGCTGCGTCTCGAGAAGGGCTACCGCTCGTGGGGCTCGGACATGAGCACTGAGCACAACCCGTACGAGGTTGGCCTCGGCTTCGCCGTGAGCACCAAGAAGGAAGCCGACTTCGTGGGCAAGGCCGCACTGGAGGCCATCCGCGAACAGCCGTTGACCCGCACCTTGCGCTGCTTGCTGATTGATTCGGCAAAGGACGTAGTGCTGGGCAAGGAGCCGGTCTATTACGACGGCGCAGCAGCCGGTTACGTCACGAGCGCCGGTTTCGCTTACACGGTGGGACGCCCCATTGCGTACGCGTGGCTCCCCGCGCATGTGGAGCTGGGGGAGAAGGTGGAGATCGAGTACTTCGGTCGCCGCATCGCCGCCACTGTGACGCAAGAGCCGGTTTACGATCCGGACATGAAGCGCTTGCGCGGCATCTCGGAGGAGACGCCGAGCGCTACCTCTGCACCGTTGGTGAGCGGCTCAGCGAAGTAA
- a CDS encoding GuaB1 family IMP dehydrogenase-related protein: protein MKFLNDAAPAYDLTYNDVFMVPSRSSVTSRLDVDLKTPDGIGTTIPLVASNMTAVTGRRMAETMARRGGIAIIPQDITQDAVADMIGKVKAAHPVFETPITVSPDDAVASALALIGKRAHGAAVVVDGGRPVGVVNMHDLTEVDRFTRISEVMNTEMVTVPADADLREVFDTLSSRHLNLVPVLDGDQLAGVLTRKGVLRSAIYQPALDPSGKLLVGGAIGINGDVHSKAVALLESGADVLVVDTAHGNQEKMIEALAHSVAARDAFADQTGRRIQIVAGNIVSARGVDELVAAGADIIKVGVGPGAMCTTRMMTGVGRPQFSAVLECARTATDLGATVWADGGVKYPRDVALALAAGAASVMIGSWFAGTYESAGDLMQDSNGKFYKESFGMASARAVKNRTKDASAFDRARMGLFEEGISHSKMFLDADRPGVEDLIDGIISGVRSSFTYAGSRNIEEFRERAIVGVQSAAGYDEGRPRESSW, encoded by the coding sequence GTGAAGTTCCTTAACGACGCTGCCCCTGCTTACGACCTCACCTACAACGACGTTTTCATGGTGCCCTCGCGGTCCTCCGTGACGTCCCGCTTGGATGTGGACCTGAAAACCCCGGATGGCATTGGCACCACCATTCCTTTGGTGGCGTCCAACATGACTGCGGTGACGGGCCGGCGCATGGCGGAGACGATGGCTCGCCGCGGAGGCATCGCGATTATTCCGCAGGATATTACGCAGGACGCGGTTGCGGACATGATCGGTAAGGTCAAGGCGGCTCACCCGGTTTTCGAGACCCCCATTACGGTTTCCCCGGACGACGCCGTGGCCTCGGCTTTGGCGTTAATCGGAAAGCGGGCGCATGGCGCGGCGGTAGTCGTCGACGGTGGGCGGCCCGTGGGTGTGGTGAACATGCACGACCTCACCGAGGTGGACCGTTTCACGCGCATCTCCGAGGTCATGAACACCGAGATGGTGACCGTCCCAGCGGACGCTGACCTGCGTGAAGTCTTCGATACGTTGTCCTCACGCCACCTGAATTTGGTGCCCGTGTTGGATGGGGATCAGCTGGCGGGCGTGTTGACCCGCAAGGGCGTGCTGCGTTCGGCGATTTACCAACCGGCGCTGGATCCTTCGGGAAAGCTCTTGGTGGGCGGCGCGATCGGCATCAACGGTGACGTGCATTCCAAGGCCGTCGCCTTGCTGGAATCCGGCGCCGATGTACTGGTGGTGGATACCGCCCACGGTAACCAAGAAAAGATGATCGAAGCCCTGGCACATTCGGTGGCTGCTCGCGACGCGTTCGCGGATCAGACCGGCCGCCGCATCCAGATTGTCGCCGGCAATATTGTCTCGGCGCGCGGCGTGGATGAGCTGGTGGCCGCAGGTGCGGACATCATCAAAGTCGGCGTTGGGCCGGGCGCCATGTGCACCACCCGCATGATGACCGGTGTGGGCCGTCCGCAGTTCTCCGCGGTGCTGGAATGCGCGCGCACCGCCACGGACCTCGGTGCAACGGTGTGGGCTGATGGCGGCGTGAAGTACCCGCGCGATGTTGCCCTCGCGCTCGCTGCCGGAGCCGCGTCGGTGATGATCGGTTCGTGGTTCGCCGGAACGTACGAGTCCGCCGGAGATCTCATGCAGGATTCCAACGGCAAGTTCTACAAGGAATCCTTCGGCATGGCCTCTGCCCGCGCCGTGAAGAACCGCACGAAGGACGCCTCCGCGTTCGACCGTGCCCGCATGGGATTGTTCGAAGAAGGCATCTCCCACTCCAAGATGTTCTTGGACGCAGACCGCCCAGGCGTTGAAGACCTCATCGACGGTATTATTTCCGGAGTGCGGTCCTCGTTCACCTACGCGGGTTCGCGCAATATTGAGGAATTCCGCGAGCGGGCCATCGTCGGCGTCCAGTCAGCTGCTGGTTACGACGAAGGCCGCCCGCGGGAATCCAGTTGGTAG
- the glgX gene encoding glycogen debranching protein GlgX — MEIWPGEAYPLGATYDGNGTNFAIYSEVAEKVELCLFDDAGVESRIELTEVDGYVWHGYIPHVIPGHRYGYRIHGPYDTANGHRCNPNKLLLDPYAKAVEGEIDWDQSLFSYNWGDENSFNDQDSAGHAMKGIVVNPFFDWAGDRKPRTPYHQSVIYEAHVKGLTEMHPDVPEELRGTYAGVAHPSVIAHLQKLGITALELMPVHQFVNDSTLQDKGLSNYWGYNTIGFFAPHNKYSSTGDAGQQVQEFKAMVKALHMAGIEVILDVVYNHTAEGNHMGPTLSMRGIDNHAYYRLEEKDKRYYTDYTGTGNSINVRNPHAIQLLMDSLRYWAIEMRVDGFRFDLASTLAREFYDVDKLSTFFELIQQDPVISQVKLIAEPWDIGPGGYQVGNFPPQWTEWNGKYRDTVRDFWRGERSSLGEFASRISGSADLYEHSSRRPVASINFVTAHDGFTLRDLVSYNEKHNDANGENNNDGESHNRSWNSGVEGPTDDPEVLAIRARQQRNFIATLMLSQGVPMLCHGDELGRTQNGNNNGYAQDSELTWINWEHADGPLQEFTAAVAKLRAEHPTFRRRRFFDGRQVEMEDGVELPDVLWFSADGKSMTNEAWDANTPASVGMFLNGRGIHSTDLRGQPIEDKSFLLYFNAHFEDVTFTLPSDKFADKWDIVVDTAGTGADTEALTAGATVTLASRSMMVLREHEEVPVETDHSVAASLAAMAGSVSQTPERSS; from the coding sequence GTGGAAATCTGGCCCGGAGAAGCGTACCCATTAGGCGCAACGTATGACGGCAATGGCACGAATTTCGCGATCTACTCAGAGGTCGCGGAAAAAGTAGAGCTGTGCTTGTTCGATGACGCGGGCGTTGAGTCCCGCATAGAACTCACAGAAGTAGACGGCTACGTGTGGCACGGCTACATCCCCCACGTGATCCCAGGTCACCGCTATGGATACCGCATCCACGGACCCTATGACACTGCCAACGGGCATCGCTGCAACCCCAACAAGTTGTTGCTTGACCCTTACGCGAAGGCCGTCGAGGGTGAAATCGACTGGGACCAGTCGCTCTTTAGCTACAACTGGGGCGACGAAAACTCCTTCAACGATCAGGATTCTGCCGGCCATGCCATGAAGGGCATTGTGGTGAATCCGTTCTTCGACTGGGCCGGGGACCGCAAGCCGCGCACTCCCTACCACCAGTCCGTGATTTACGAAGCCCACGTCAAGGGCCTCACCGAAATGCACCCGGACGTTCCCGAGGAACTGCGCGGAACCTACGCCGGTGTGGCACACCCTAGCGTGATCGCCCACTTGCAAAAGCTCGGCATCACCGCGCTCGAGCTCATGCCGGTGCACCAGTTCGTCAATGACAGCACCCTGCAGGACAAGGGACTGTCCAACTACTGGGGCTACAACACCATCGGCTTCTTCGCCCCGCACAACAAGTACAGCTCCACGGGCGATGCGGGCCAGCAGGTCCAAGAGTTCAAGGCCATGGTCAAGGCCCTGCACATGGCGGGCATTGAAGTCATCCTCGACGTGGTCTATAATCACACCGCCGAGGGCAACCACATGGGCCCCACGCTGTCGATGCGCGGCATCGACAATCACGCGTACTACCGCCTCGAAGAAAAAGACAAGCGGTACTACACGGACTACACGGGCACTGGAAACTCCATCAACGTCCGCAACCCGCACGCCATCCAGTTGCTCATGGACAGCCTGCGCTACTGGGCTATCGAGATGCGCGTGGACGGTTTCCGCTTTGACCTCGCCTCCACTCTGGCGCGCGAGTTCTATGATGTGGACAAGCTCTCCACGTTCTTCGAACTCATCCAGCAGGACCCGGTGATCAGCCAGGTGAAGCTCATCGCCGAGCCGTGGGACATTGGGCCCGGCGGTTACCAGGTGGGGAACTTCCCGCCGCAATGGACCGAATGGAACGGTAAGTACCGGGACACCGTGCGTGACTTCTGGCGCGGCGAGCGCTCCTCGCTCGGCGAGTTCGCGTCCCGCATCTCGGGCTCCGCGGACCTTTACGAGCACTCGAGCCGCCGCCCCGTGGCCTCCATCAACTTCGTCACGGCCCACGACGGCTTCACGCTGCGAGACCTGGTCTCCTACAACGAGAAGCACAACGACGCCAACGGCGAGAACAACAACGACGGCGAATCCCACAACCGCTCCTGGAACAGCGGCGTGGAAGGACCCACGGATGATCCCGAGGTCCTCGCCATCCGCGCGCGGCAGCAGCGAAACTTCATTGCCACGCTGATGCTGAGCCAGGGCGTTCCGATGCTCTGCCACGGCGACGAATTGGGCCGCACCCAGAACGGCAACAACAACGGCTACGCCCAGGACTCTGAGCTGACGTGGATCAACTGGGAGCACGCGGACGGCCCGTTGCAAGAGTTCACGGCTGCCGTGGCGAAGCTGCGCGCCGAGCACCCCACGTTTAGGCGCCGCCGCTTCTTCGATGGCCGCCAAGTGGAAATGGAAGACGGCGTGGAGCTTCCGGACGTGCTGTGGTTCAGCGCTGACGGCAAGTCCATGACCAACGAGGCGTGGGACGCTAATACGCCCGCTTCCGTGGGCATGTTCTTGAACGGCCGCGGCATTCACTCCACAGACCTTCGCGGTCAGCCCATCGAGGACAAGAGCTTCTTGCTCTACTTCAACGCGCACTTCGAAGACGTGACGTTCACGTTGCCTTCGGACAAGTTCGCGGACAAGTGGGACATTGTGGTGGACACCGCCGGAACTGGCGCGGACACGGAGGCGCTGACCGCTGGCGCCACCGTCACCCTCGCGTCACGCTCCATGATGGTGCTGCGCGAACACGAGGAAGTCCCCGTGGAAACCGATCATTCCGTCGCAGCGTCCTTGGCCGCGATGGCGGGCTCGGTGAGCCAAACTCCGGAGCGTTCTTCCTAA
- the treY gene encoding malto-oligosyltrehalose synthase: MKTPASTYRFQIRESFTLFDAAKMVPYLQKLGIDWVYVSPILTAEAGSDHGYDVTDPTTVDPSRGGEAGLAALSQAVHAAGMGLLVDIVPNHMGVATASANTWWWDLLTHGQESRYAEAFDIDWAAGGGKVRLPVLGDSPDELEALEYDDAARLVRYYDKTFPLAPGTEASTAGLAEQHYELVSWREADATLNYRRFFGVTTLAGVRVEVPWVFDESHQEIKRWFDEGLVDGLRVDHPDGLADPRGYLERLSEITGGAYVLVEKILEPGEQLPESWECAGTTGYDALADVDRLFVDPAGREILTDMVPVERYAEMTHDTKRAIADGLLNSEVRRLARLVPADLLSGSEDSASAGPDFESLVDALAEILASFPVYRSYLPDDGAAHLELAILSARVHRPDLAEVITALHEALLPAVGADGESRDGAVVDGAMSELALRFQQTSGMVMAKGVEDTAFYRYTRLTSLNEVGADPSVFSVEPFDLHLKLAKRHLQSPHSMTTLSTHDTKRSEDTRARISVLAEVPANWAGTLAQLEALAPIGDTAFADLMWQALIGAWPLSRERAHAYVEKAAREAGDSTTWTDPDVEFESKMHAAVDAAFDSEDVKNLIERVVAGAQRAGDSNALSAKLLQLTMPGVPDVYQGTELWDRSLVDPDNRRPVDFELRQRLLADIDNSATSSTENSDGESDDSELGFTKLVVVAAALRLKRDHPDLFTGYEAVTVEGTAKDHAFAFDRGGAITVITRLPLGLDRIGGWQDTTLKVEAGTYRDEISGKSVESDGSLQLSEVLSTLPVALLRKVS, from the coding sequence ATGAAAACTCCCGCGAGCACCTACCGTTTCCAGATCCGCGAGAGCTTCACGCTCTTTGATGCGGCGAAGATGGTCCCGTATCTCCAGAAGTTGGGGATCGACTGGGTCTACGTGTCCCCGATCCTGACCGCGGAAGCGGGTTCGGATCACGGGTACGACGTCACGGATCCCACCACGGTGGATCCTTCGCGCGGTGGCGAGGCCGGTCTCGCGGCGCTGTCCCAGGCCGTTCATGCCGCTGGCATGGGCTTGCTCGTGGACATCGTCCCGAACCACATGGGCGTCGCCACGGCGTCCGCGAATACGTGGTGGTGGGATCTGCTCACGCACGGCCAGGAGTCGCGGTACGCGGAAGCTTTCGATATCGATTGGGCGGCCGGGGGAGGGAAGGTTCGCCTTCCGGTTCTCGGCGATAGTCCGGATGAGCTTGAGGCTTTGGAGTACGACGACGCAGCTCGCCTCGTGCGGTACTACGACAAGACATTCCCTCTTGCGCCGGGGACGGAGGCTTCCACTGCTGGTTTGGCGGAGCAGCACTACGAGTTGGTGTCGTGGCGCGAGGCCGACGCAACCTTGAACTACCGCCGCTTCTTCGGCGTCACCACTCTTGCCGGTGTGCGCGTGGAAGTTCCGTGGGTGTTCGATGAGTCCCATCAGGAGATCAAGCGTTGGTTTGATGAGGGACTCGTCGATGGGTTGCGTGTAGATCACCCGGACGGTCTCGCGGATCCTCGCGGGTACCTGGAGCGACTCAGCGAGATTACTGGCGGCGCCTACGTCTTGGTGGAGAAGATCTTGGAACCGGGCGAGCAGTTGCCCGAATCGTGGGAGTGCGCCGGAACCACCGGGTACGACGCGCTCGCCGACGTGGACCGCTTGTTTGTGGATCCGGCTGGCCGGGAGATCCTCACGGATATGGTTCCCGTGGAGCGCTACGCCGAGATGACGCATGACACCAAGCGAGCCATTGCCGATGGCCTGCTGAACTCGGAAGTGCGCCGCCTCGCGCGGCTGGTTCCCGCCGATCTGCTGTCCGGCTCTGAAGACTCGGCGAGCGCTGGTCCCGACTTCGAGTCCCTCGTGGATGCGCTCGCAGAGATCCTGGCCAGCTTCCCCGTCTACCGCTCGTACCTCCCGGACGACGGCGCAGCTCACCTCGAGCTCGCCATCCTTTCGGCCCGAGTACACCGGCCAGATTTGGCCGAAGTGATTACCGCTTTGCACGAAGCGCTCCTGCCTGCAGTGGGTGCCGACGGCGAATCGCGCGACGGTGCAGTTGTAGACGGTGCAATGAGCGAGTTGGCGCTTCGGTTCCAGCAGACCTCTGGCATGGTCATGGCCAAGGGCGTCGAGGACACGGCGTTCTACCGCTACACCCGTTTGACCTCGCTCAATGAGGTGGGCGCGGATCCGTCCGTGTTCTCGGTGGAGCCTTTCGATCTGCATTTGAAGCTTGCAAAGCGTCATCTGCAATCGCCACATTCGATGACCACGTTGTCCACGCATGACACCAAGCGGTCCGAGGACACTCGGGCCCGCATCTCCGTGTTGGCCGAGGTTCCAGCGAACTGGGCCGGAACGCTTGCCCAGTTGGAAGCCTTAGCGCCCATCGGCGACACGGCCTTTGCCGATTTGATGTGGCAAGCGCTCATTGGCGCGTGGCCCCTTTCCCGCGAGCGCGCCCACGCGTACGTGGAGAAAGCCGCCCGCGAAGCAGGCGATAGCACCACGTGGACGGACCCGGATGTTGAGTTCGAGTCCAAGATGCACGCCGCGGTGGATGCCGCCTTCGATTCCGAGGACGTCAAGAACCTGATCGAACGCGTCGTGGCCGGTGCTCAGCGTGCTGGAGATTCCAACGCACTGTCGGCCAAGCTCTTGCAGCTGACCATGCCCGGCGTTCCCGATGTTTATCAGGGCACCGAGCTCTGGGATCGGTCCCTTGTGGACCCAGACAACCGTCGCCCCGTGGACTTTGAGTTGCGGCAACGATTGCTTGCGGACATCGACAACTCGGCAACTAGTAGCACCGAAAATAGCGATGGCGAATCTGATGACAGCGAACTCGGTTTCACGAAGCTCGTCGTCGTCGCGGCAGCACTTCGTCTCAAGCGCGACCACCCCGACCTCTTCACGGGCTACGAGGCCGTGACGGTCGAAGGTACTGCCAAGGATCATGCGTTCGCGTTCGATCGTGGCGGGGCCATCACCGTCATTACGCGTTTGCCGCTCGGCCTGGACCGGATCGGCGGCTGGCAGGACACCACTCTCAAGGTGGAAGCCGGAACGTACCGTGACGAAATCTCGGGCAAGAGCGTGGAGAGCGACGGCTCTTTGCAGCTCAGCGAGGTTCTGTCCACGCTTCCGGTCGCGCTGTTGCGAAAGGTCTCCTAA
- the treZ gene encoding malto-oligosyltrehalose trehalohydrolase, producing MSIVSVWAPHARSVKLVKVHEEGNEALEMTRAPEPSGRELDQRGDGWWFVEVDAPSSTSSTSSEAGPLRYGFIVESVAGTAGTLETPLPDPRSRRQPLGVHGPSERWDAKAFRWTNCEWRNPGLSGGAIYELHLGTFTPEGTLDAAIEKLPYLKDLGITFIELLPVNSFNGTHNWGYDGVSWFAVHEQYGGPEAYQRFVDAAHHAGLGVIQDVVYNHLGPSGNYLPQFGPYLKPSEANTWGDSLNLDGPESDEVRRYIIDNALMWLTDFRVDGLRLDAVHALKDERAMHILEEIALRVDHLEDRYGHKFLIAESDLNNDRLIRPSELGGFGLDGQWDDDYHHAIHANITGELDGYYGDFGGVGALAKTITDGFFHNSSWSSFRVRHHGRPIDKKNVSPLQLVVCIQDHDQIGNRAAGDRWSPALGPDQLILGAALNILSPFTPMLFMGEEFAASTPWQFFTSHPETDLGEAVRSGRFAEFERMGWDRAKVPDPQDETTFRNSVLRWEEANESSDTAHGTVLATYRELLSLRSTTPQLTDPSFASVAVDFSEEDQWLLLTRGTSSSGRVHILFNLSAQPQDLTRVREAAGLSGGVVLQLWTSPNCGGEVSGTAPGFSVVAWEQFASIE from the coding sequence ATGTCAATCGTGTCCGTGTGGGCGCCTCACGCGCGCTCGGTGAAACTGGTCAAAGTCCACGAAGAAGGCAACGAAGCGCTGGAGATGACCCGCGCACCGGAACCTTCGGGCCGCGAACTTGATCAGCGCGGCGACGGCTGGTGGTTCGTGGAGGTCGACGCTCCATCGAGCACATCGAGCACATCGAGCGAAGCGGGTCCGCTTCGCTACGGTTTCATCGTGGAATCGGTAGCAGGAACCGCCGGCACACTCGAGACGCCTTTGCCGGATCCCCGCTCGCGCCGCCAACCGCTCGGCGTGCATGGACCTTCTGAGCGCTGGGATGCGAAGGCGTTCCGGTGGACCAACTGCGAATGGCGCAACCCCGGTCTCTCCGGCGGAGCCATCTACGAACTCCACTTGGGCACCTTCACTCCAGAAGGAACCTTGGACGCGGCCATCGAGAAACTCCCGTATCTCAAGGATCTTGGCATCACGTTTATCGAGCTGCTGCCGGTGAACTCCTTTAATGGCACGCATAACTGGGGCTATGACGGCGTCAGCTGGTTCGCCGTCCACGAGCAGTACGGCGGCCCCGAGGCGTACCAACGATTCGTCGACGCAGCCCACCACGCTGGTCTCGGCGTCATCCAAGACGTCGTCTACAACCACTTGGGCCCTAGCGGAAACTACTTGCCGCAGTTCGGCCCGTATTTGAAACCGAGCGAGGCCAACACGTGGGGCGATTCGCTCAACCTCGACGGACCCGAGTCGGACGAGGTCCGCCGCTACATCATCGACAACGCCCTCATGTGGCTCACGGACTTCCGCGTGGATGGCCTGCGCTTGGACGCCGTGCACGCCCTCAAGGATGAGCGCGCCATGCACATTCTCGAAGAGATTGCGCTGCGCGTTGATCACCTCGAGGACCGCTACGGCCACAAGTTCCTGATCGCGGAATCGGATCTGAACAATGACCGACTCATTCGCCCTAGCGAGCTCGGCGGCTTCGGCCTCGACGGCCAGTGGGACGACGACTACCACCACGCTATCCACGCCAACATCACCGGCGAATTGGACGGCTACTACGGCGACTTTGGTGGCGTAGGTGCGCTCGCCAAGACGATCACGGATGGCTTCTTCCACAACAGTTCGTGGTCCAGCTTCCGCGTCCGCCATCACGGCCGGCCTATCGACAAGAAGAACGTCAGCCCCCTCCAGCTGGTGGTCTGCATCCAAGACCACGATCAAATCGGCAACCGCGCCGCCGGCGATCGCTGGAGCCCAGCGCTTGGCCCCGATCAGCTCATCCTCGGCGCCGCCCTGAACATCCTGAGCCCCTTCACGCCCATGCTGTTCATGGGGGAGGAGTTCGCAGCGTCCACCCCGTGGCAGTTCTTCACGAGCCACCCGGAGACGGATCTCGGCGAAGCCGTCCGCTCCGGCCGCTTCGCAGAGTTCGAGCGCATGGGCTGGGACCGCGCCAAGGTTCCGGATCCTCAGGATGAGACGACGTTCCGCAACTCGGTCCTGCGCTGGGAGGAAGCAAACGAGTCCTCGGACACCGCTCACGGCACCGTGCTTGCGACCTACCGCGAGCTCCTGTCCCTTCGCAGTACGACGCCGCAGCTCACCGACCCGAGCTTCGCTTCCGTTGCGGTGGACTTCAGCGAGGAGGATCAGTGGCTCTTGCTGACGCGCGGCACCTCGTCCTCGGGGCGGGTGCATATCTTGTTCAATCTTTCCGCCCAACCGCAAGACCTCACGAGGGTGAGGGAGGCCGCTGGCTTGAGCGGCGGCGTCGTACTACAACTGTGGACTAGCCCCAACTGCGGGGGAGAAGTCAGCGGCACCGCGCCCGGGTTCAGTGTGGTGGCGTGGGAGCAATTCGCGTCAATTGAATGA